A single genomic interval of Armigeres subalbatus isolate Guangzhou_Male chromosome 1, GZ_Asu_2, whole genome shotgun sequence harbors:
- the LOC134207750 gene encoding solute carrier family 23 member 2: MEMVETNAVNVEVNATTEKTPQKRGADINYGIDDAPPWYLSIFMALQHYLTMIGAIVSIPFILTPALCMEDEDPSRGIIISTMIFVTGLVTYIQATWGCRLPIVQGGTISFLVPTLAILNLPQWQCPAKDVIAAMDPEEKSELWQIRMRELSGAIAVSALFQVIIGYTGLVGKLLKIITPLTIVPTVSLVGLTLFSHASETASKHWGIAAGTILLMTLFSQAMTNVQIPTLKYRKSHGVEIGWFPLFKLFPVLLTIIIMWSLCAVLTATNIFPEGHPARTDVRLRVLQDAAWFRIPYPGQFGAPTVTLAGVLGMLAGVLACTVESISYYPTVSQMCGAPPPPLHAINRGIGMEGLGTILAGLWGSGNGTNTFGENVGAIGVTKVGSRRVIQWAAMIMILQGVLNKFGAAFIMIPDPVVGGIFCVMFGMIAAFGLSALQYVDLRSARNLYILGLSIFFPLVLCLWLKDHPDFIQTGNQTLDSTLSVLLGTSILVGGCLGCILDNLIPGTQEERGLKAWGNEMALNVEDIVNDGTQSTFDFPYGMKLLKSWKWTRHVPFLPTYKMKL; encoded by the exons ATGGAAATGGTGGAAACTAATGCAGTG AACGTGGAAGTGAACGCTACGACGGAAAAGACGCCTCAGAAAAGAGGCGCCGACATCAACTATGGAATCGACGATGCTCCACCGTGGTATCTTAGTATCTTTATGGCTTTGCAG cattaCCTCACGATGATCGGCGCTATTGTATCGATACCATTCATACTTACACCTGCCCTATGCATGGAAGATGAAGATCCTTCGCGGGGAATAATTATTTCCACTATGATTTTTGTGACCGGGTTGGTGACGTATATTCAAGCTACCTGGGGGTGCCGACTTCCTATCGTTCAGGGAGGCACCATTTCTTTCCTAGTGCCCACTTTGGCTATCCTGAACTTACCGCAGTGGCAATGCCCCGCAAAAGACGTAATCGCTGCCATGGATCCGGAGGAAAAAAGTGAACTCTGGCAAATCAGGATGCGAGAACTTTCCGGAGCTATCGCAGTCTCAGCACTGTTCCAAGTTATCATAGGATACACTGGACTTGTAgggaaacttttgaaaatcatcACCCCGTTGACCATTGTTCCTACTGTATCTTTGGTCGGCTTGACCTTATTCTCACACGCAAGTGAAACTGCTTCAAAGCACTGGGGCATAGCAGCAGGAACAATTCTCCTAATGACCCTATTTTCCCAGGCCATGACCAACGTTCAAATACCAACTCTCAAATACCGTAAATCACATGGTGTAGAAATTGGCTGGTTTCCACTATTCAAGCTGTTTCCAGTACTGCTGACAATCATCATCATGTGGTCATTGTGTGCAGTGCTCACTGCAACCAACATCTTCCCAGAGGGCCATCCAGCACGCACAGATGTTCGACTTCGAGTTCTCCAAGATGCAGCATGGTTCCGTATTCCATATCCAGGCCAGTTCGGAGCACCAACGGTCACGTTGGCAGGTGTATTGGGTATGCTTGCAGGGGTGTTGGCCTGCACGGTAGAATCCATCAGCTACTATCCAACTGTATCGCAGATGTGCGGCGCTCCACCACCTCCACTTCATGCCATAAATCGGGGCATCGGGATGGAGGGTCTAGGAACAATATTGGCAGGTTTGTGGGGATCCGGTAATGGAACCAACACATTTGGTGAAAACGTTGGGGCCATTGGTGTCACAAAAGTAGGCAGTAGGCGCGTCATCCAATGGGCTGCTATGATCATGATTCTTCAAGGTGTTCTGAACAAATTTGGAGCCGCATTCATCATGATTCCAGATCCAGTTGTTGGAGGAATATTCTGTGTTATGTTCGGAATGATTGCAGCATTCGGTCTATCTGCCTTACAATACGTTGATCTACGCTCGGCGCGAAACCTATACATACTGGGATTGTCGATCTTTTTCCCTTTAGTATTATGCTTATGGCTTAAAGACCATCCAGATTTTATTCAGACCGGAAATCAAACGTTAGACTCAACGCTATCAGTACTGCTCGGAACGAGTATCCTCGTGGGCGGTTGCTTAGGATGCATTCTTGATAATCTTATACCTGGTACCCAAGAGGAGCGGGGCTTAAAAGCGTGGGGCAATGAGATGGCGCTCAATGTCGAAGACATAGTCAACGATGGAACGCAGTCTACATTCGATTTCCCTTATGGAATGAAATTGTTAAAAAG CTGGAAATGGACTAGGCATGTGCCATTCTTACCGACTTACAAGATGAAATTGTAG
- the LOC134205368 gene encoding uncharacterized protein LOC134205368 isoform X1 produces the protein MSKRCCAASCYNSVATNRSVEYFGFPKSTEFSAAWAKAAGREDLLDKSINNIIKYFLCSEHFSNECFLDPPHNTKLKKTIRPVVVPIPTIFHNNFNECVSKSLKDDRPVNAATREEDMIDFSLGQERVSGNLINGDRTDDSTEIHLSTESVEALILTSENDVIISNVNEGTNDLEVFVPGIGSSDNLKIGEEHMLTIIDPATPEQDQNDGVLEAAAYTEIFVGPTSCRLCLSTKENELLIPIFSYGSEAAYILESLLPGTIRQDDGLPQQICLDCLESATRCLSTIEKFKAIQDKLSELQ, from the exons ATGTCAAAGCGTTGTTGTGCAGCATCTTGCTATAATTCTGTTGCAACTAATCGATCAGTTGAGTACTTCGGCTTTCCAAAAAGTACAGAATT TTCTGCAGCATGGGCAAAAGCAGCTGGTCGGGAGGATTTACTAGACAAGAGCATTAACAACATCATCAAGTATTTCCTCTGTTCAGAACATTTTTCTAATGAGTGCTTCCTGGATCCACCACACAACACAAAACTGAAAAAAACAATCCGCCCTGTCGTGGTCCCTATACCGACCATTTTCCACAATAATTTCAATGAATGCGTTTCTAAATCGCTCAAAGATGACCGGCCCGTCAATGCCGCCACGCGAGAGGAAGATATGATTGATTTTTCACTGGGACAAGAACGTGTTTCCGGAAATCTCATAAATGGTGACAGAACAGATGATTCTACTGAGATACATTTATCCACAGAATCGGTCGAAGCACTAATTCTAACATCAGAGAACGATGTGATAATCTCCAATGTAAATGAAGGTACCAATGATCTGGAGGTTTTTGTACCTGGAATCGGCAGTAGTGATAATTTGAAAATTGGGGAGGAGCACATGCTGACAATAATCGATCCCGCTACGCCCGAACAAGACCAAAATGATGGGGTTTTGGAAGCCGCGGCATACACAGAGATCTTTGTTGGTCCCACCAGCTGCCGATTGTGTCTTTCGACTAAAGAAAACGAACTGCTCATACCAATATTTAGTTATGGCAGTGAGGCCGCCTATATCCTAGAATCCTTGTTACCTGGGACG ATAAGGCAAGACGATGGATTACCGCAACAAATCTGCCTAGATTGTCTTGAGAGTGCCACAAGGTGTCTTAGTACGATAGAAAAATTTAAAGCAATACAAGACAAACTTAGTGAGTTACAGTAG
- the LOC134205368 gene encoding uncharacterized protein LOC134205368 isoform X2, which yields MSKRCCAASCYNSVATNRSVEYFGFPKSTEFSAAWAKAAGREDLLDKSINNIIKYFLCSEHFSNECFLDPPHNTKLKKTIRPVVVPIPTIFHNNFNECVSKSLKDDRPVNAATREEDMIDFSLGQERVSGNLINGDRTDDSTEIHLSTESVEALILTSENDVIISNVNEGTNDLEVFVPGIGSSDNLKIGEEHMLTIIDPATPEQDQNDGVLEAAAYTEIFVGPTSCRLCLSTKENELLIPIFSYGSEAAYILESLLPGTFRRRHIRRNL from the exons ATGTCAAAGCGTTGTTGTGCAGCATCTTGCTATAATTCTGTTGCAACTAATCGATCAGTTGAGTACTTCGGCTTTCCAAAAAGTACAGAATT TTCTGCAGCATGGGCAAAAGCAGCTGGTCGGGAGGATTTACTAGACAAGAGCATTAACAACATCATCAAGTATTTCCTCTGTTCAGAACATTTTTCTAATGAGTGCTTCCTGGATCCACCACACAACACAAAACTGAAAAAAACAATCCGCCCTGTCGTGGTCCCTATACCGACCATTTTCCACAATAATTTCAATGAATGCGTTTCTAAATCGCTCAAAGATGACCGGCCCGTCAATGCCGCCACGCGAGAGGAAGATATGATTGATTTTTCACTGGGACAAGAACGTGTTTCCGGAAATCTCATAAATGGTGACAGAACAGATGATTCTACTGAGATACATTTATCCACAGAATCGGTCGAAGCACTAATTCTAACATCAGAGAACGATGTGATAATCTCCAATGTAAATGAAGGTACCAATGATCTGGAGGTTTTTGTACCTGGAATCGGCAGTAGTGATAATTTGAAAATTGGGGAGGAGCACATGCTGACAATAATCGATCCCGCTACGCCCGAACAAGACCAAAATGATGGGGTTTTGGAAGCCGCGGCATACACAGAGATCTTTGTTGGTCCCACCAGCTGCCGATTGTGTCTTTCGACTAAAGAAAACGAACTGCTCATACCAATATTTAGTTATGGCAGTGAGGCCGCCTATATCCTAGAATCCTTGTTACCTGGGACG TTCCGGCGTAGGCACATTCGGCGTAATCTTTAG